Proteins encoded in a region of the Chryseobacterium piperi genome:
- a CDS encoding DUF2335 domain-containing protein — MTPKNAKINETHDDQRTQHQSEQDLSLQEIQEDIEEIEPEFLDDLPPEQRKKFLSLVRTISIRQASMHSGPLPRPEDIEKYNMIIPNGAERIMKEAELQSAHRRSMENKVIDSDNKQSAKGQIFGLVISLICIGGAISLGLLDQPWLGGILATTTVIGLVTVYVLGKSAQFPNNNNEPE, encoded by the coding sequence ATGACACCAAAAAACGCAAAAATAAATGAGACTCATGATGATCAAAGAACTCAACACCAAAGTGAACAAGACTTATCTTTACAGGAAATACAAGAGGATATAGAAGAAATAGAGCCTGAATTTTTAGATGATTTACCTCCTGAGCAAAGGAAAAAATTCTTGAGTCTAGTTAGGACTATCTCAATAAGACAGGCTTCCATGCATTCTGGTCCTCTTCCAAGACCAGAAGATATTGAAAAATACAACATGATCATTCCTAATGGCGCTGAAAGAATTATGAAAGAGGCAGAGCTGCAAAGCGCACATAGAAGATCGATGGAAAATAAAGTTATAGATTCTGATAATAAACAATCTGCAAAAGGACAAATCTTTGGATTGGTAATTTCCTTAATTTGTATAGGAGGAGCTATTTCACTAGGCCTTTTGGACCAGCCGTGGTTAGGAGGAATTTTAGCAACTACAACAGTCATTGGATTAGTTACAGTATACGTTTTAGGTAAGAGCGCGCAGTTTCCTAATAACAATAACGAACCTGAATAA
- a CDS encoding M15 family metallopeptidase, with protein MAYFLGKRSLSSLEGVHPNLVRLIKESITNSPVDFTVVEGVRTLKRQQELFAQGRTRPGKRVTNADGVRNKSNHQVKPDGFGHAVDIYPFFLGQVQVNHRDTIKNLKLISDHIKATAKRLEIPITWGGDWRRPYDPPHFQL; from the coding sequence ATGGCATATTTTTTAGGAAAAAGAAGTTTATCTAGCCTTGAAGGAGTTCACCCTAACTTGGTAAGATTAATCAAAGAATCAATTACAAATAGTCCGGTAGACTTCACCGTAGTTGAGGGGGTGAGAACTCTAAAAAGACAGCAAGAGCTTTTTGCTCAAGGGAGAACACGACCCGGCAAAAGGGTAACTAATGCAGACGGGGTTAGAAATAAATCTAATCATCAGGTAAAGCCGGATGGATTCGGGCATGCAGTGGATATATATCCTTTTTTCTTAGGACAAGTTCAAGTCAATCACCGAGATACAATTAAAAATTTGAAATTGATTTCTGATCATATTAAAGCCACGGCTAAAAGATTAGAAATACCAATAACATGGGGAGGTGATTGGAGAAGACCTTACGATCCTCCACACTTTCAATTATAA
- a CDS encoding endonuclease: protein MKQILLSFLLALTCTHAFAQIPTGYYDGTTGLTGTALKSKLNLIITNGHQDHGYNGLWTAYQTTDRDYFYENDGTILDMYSENPTGPDPYNYTYGTDRCGTYSNEGDCYNREHIVPQSLFNQALPMRSDIHFVPATDGKVNGMRSNYPFGKVETASYTSLNGSKVGNSASPGYSGIVFEPIDAFKGDIARMILYFVTRYETQLVDFSSGNMLGGSPFPGLQTWELNQLLAWDILDPVSPAEIARNNAAYDYQKNRNPFIDNPEYVALIWGAPVVDTQAPTAPTDLTTNNPTASSISLNWTAATDDIGVTGYDIYMDNTLRTSVSGTTAVISGLSPSTTYNFYVIARDAGGNSSPQSNIATGTTLEEQAGGSCGTETFETIPTANANSYTNRTWTNNSISWNATSARTDETINGKAITIRNGSLTSSTISGGIQSLTLTTQRKYSGSSGMLNVEVNGNIVGTIPYSTAITTTTIDNINVSGNAVIKIINPSATNRVAMDDLSWTCNSTLRTIDVMKSQSDFLVYPNPIKNNELFVKGDNLSKISKAEIYDLSGKLIEVIANPFKNGNRINLKGLTKGNYILKTDDISTKFIVE, encoded by the coding sequence ATGAAACAAATTTTATTATCTTTTTTATTGGCATTGACATGTACTCATGCATTTGCACAAATTCCTACAGGATATTACGATGGGACCACCGGATTAACAGGAACTGCCCTTAAATCAAAATTAAACCTAATTATCACCAATGGCCATCAAGATCATGGATATAATGGATTATGGACAGCCTATCAGACGACTGACCGTGATTATTTTTATGAAAATGACGGAACTATTCTGGATATGTACTCTGAAAACCCCACTGGCCCAGACCCATATAATTATACCTACGGAACAGACCGATGTGGAACCTACAGCAACGAAGGAGACTGCTACAATAGAGAGCATATTGTCCCCCAGAGCCTTTTCAATCAAGCACTACCCATGAGATCCGATATCCATTTCGTCCCTGCTACTGATGGTAAAGTAAATGGAATGAGATCCAACTATCCTTTTGGAAAAGTAGAAACAGCGTCCTACACCTCTCTGAATGGGTCTAAGGTAGGCAACTCTGCTTCTCCGGGATATTCAGGAATTGTATTTGAACCTATTGATGCTTTTAAAGGCGATATTGCCAGAATGATCCTTTATTTTGTAACAAGATACGAAACTCAACTGGTAGATTTCAGTAGTGGAAATATGCTTGGAGGTTCCCCATTTCCGGGACTTCAAACATGGGAGCTTAATCAATTATTAGCCTGGGATATTTTAGATCCTGTTTCACCGGCAGAAATTGCGCGAAACAATGCAGCCTATGATTATCAGAAAAATAGAAACCCATTTATAGACAATCCTGAATATGTCGCCTTAATTTGGGGAGCACCGGTTGTGGATACTCAAGCTCCAACCGCACCCACTGATTTAACAACCAATAATCCAACAGCCAGTTCAATTTCTTTGAACTGGACTGCAGCTACGGATGATATCGGAGTAACCGGATATGATATCTATATGGATAACACTTTAAGAACTTCCGTTTCAGGAACTACTGCTGTTATTTCAGGGTTATCTCCTTCTACAACATATAACTTTTATGTAATTGCCAGAGATGCCGGGGGGAATTCTTCCCCACAAAGCAATATTGCTACAGGAACTACTCTTGAAGAACAGGCAGGAGGAAGTTGCGGAACAGAAACATTTGAAACCATTCCAACAGCCAATGCCAACTCGTACACGAATAGAACATGGACGAATAACAGTATTTCCTGGAATGCCACATCAGCAAGAACGGATGAAACCATCAACGGAAAAGCAATCACCATCAGAAATGGAAGCCTTACAAGTTCTACCATTTCCGGAGGAATTCAAAGCCTTACTTTAACGACGCAGCGGAAATACTCTGGAAGTTCAGGAATGCTAAACGTCGAAGTGAATGGAAACATTGTAGGAACCATACCCTATAGCACAGCTATAACTACCACAACTATTGACAATATTAATGTTTCCGGAAACGCCGTCATTAAAATAATCAACCCGTCAGCAACCAATAGGGTAGCTATGGATGATCTTAGTTGGACCTGTAATTCAACATTGCGAACTATAGACGTAATGAAAAGCCAATCCGATTTCCTTGTATATCCTAACCCTATTAAGAACAATGAGCTTTTTGTAAAAGGTGATAACCTGAGCAAAATTTCAAAAGCAGAAATCTATGATCTTTCAGGAAAACTGATTGAAGTAATTGCCAATCCGTTCAAAAACGGTAATAGAATTAATTTAAAAGGTCTTACAAAAGGCAACTACATCCTTAAAACAGATGATATTTCTACGAAATTCATTGTAGAATAA
- the rbfA gene encoding 30S ribosome-binding factor RbfA — protein MESNRQRKVAQIIQEDFAELFRKQAADSKQNFLVSVSDVKVTADLGIAKIYLSIFPQEFRSTIMKEIEENKTQYRNFIGQKMAKQVRIIPQLNFYLDTTLDDVEKLEKELRGEGDNPVL, from the coding sequence ATGGAAAGTAACAGACAAAGAAAAGTAGCACAGATTATACAGGAAGATTTCGCAGAATTATTCCGCAAGCAGGCTGCAGACAGCAAACAGAACTTTTTAGTTTCCGTTTCTGATGTTAAGGTAACTGCAGACTTAGGAATTGCAAAAATCTATTTAAGCATTTTCCCTCAGGAATTCCGTTCTACTATTATGAAGGAAATCGAGGAAAACAAAACCCAATACAGAAACTTTATCGGTCAGAAAATGGCAAAACAGGTTCGTATTATTCCACAGCTTAATTTTTATCTTGACACCACTCTTGACGATGTTGAAAAACTGGAAAAAGAATTAAGAGGTGAAGGTGACAATCCTGTATTATAG
- a CDS encoding helix-turn-helix domain-containing protein gives MSIDPNKFTSYQKNLGERLKSIRESNGYSLTDLASLCDLEKTAISRIENGRTNITFKTAIVLCTALKIELKDFFDISINQDL, from the coding sequence ATGTCAATAGACCCTAACAAATTTACATCCTATCAAAAGAATCTGGGAGAGAGGCTTAAAAGCATCAGAGAATCCAATGGGTATTCTTTGACTGACTTGGCTTCTCTATGTGATTTGGAGAAAACTGCTATTTCCAGAATTGAAAATGGCAGAACCAACATCACCTTTAAGACTGCCATTGTTCTTTGTACAGCTTTAAAAATCGAGCTTAAAGATTTTTTTGACATTTCAATAAATCAAGACCTTTAA
- a CDS encoding phage holin family protein — translation MEKIIINLWILFALNMEVFLIVMADLWSGVMKAKKNNVSRSSYGFKRTVEKLGRYYNVMFALVVIDSMQMTCIWYLNEFHKYNIPFFPFLTLCGAIGLSLIELKSIYEKAEDKQRFHEAGALISAIAKNRNFDQIARDVNEYLNSQKQKNDEEPTTPTD, via the coding sequence ATGGAAAAAATAATTATTAATCTCTGGATTTTATTTGCACTCAATATGGAGGTTTTTCTCATCGTAATGGCTGACTTATGGAGTGGAGTAATGAAAGCCAAAAAAAACAATGTATCACGGTCTAGTTACGGATTCAAACGAACAGTTGAAAAGTTAGGAAGATACTATAATGTCATGTTTGCATTAGTTGTAATTGATTCTATGCAAATGACATGTATTTGGTATCTCAACGAGTTTCACAAATATAATATTCCCTTCTTTCCATTTTTAACTCTATGTGGCGCCATTGGATTAAGTCTTATTGAATTAAAATCCATTTATGAGAAGGCGGAAGATAAACAACGTTTTCATGAAGCCGGGGCTTTGATTAGTGCTATAGCCAAAAATAGAAACTTTGACCAGATTGCTAGAGACGTTAATGAATATTTGAACTCACAAAAACAAAAAAATGATGAAGAGCCTACTACTCCTACTGATTAG
- a CDS encoding site-specific integrase — protein sequence MRKRKKELIKLLNGCSRTEVYFSPKDCLLLKANSEFPRNWFVECRFYDPEYKEAYPYPKGFQYRKKFSGDDLQVLKLTAKLFKEEMEKMLDEKKFNPISKNYMTERKTYFHPYMPFVKALEKAYDNLKSSWSKNHAKEVKRCIGHVNNIKDKLDFSELLISDVRTWHIKTILDELELTNSVFNKSRSYLQACFKELTQYGCCENNPVNGVSKKIEEETIREVISENKLKYVFKFLQDKYYTFFRYGKIFFYSGGRTTELFRVQKKHVDLINQEYKVLIKKGKQYTWVKKVIIPASYSYWKEVIDLCEDNDDFLFSKNLEPGSVAISAKQISIRWKRHVKDKVIKDDHGEIIEVTEDFYSLKHLFLDKLDEMSTAPIIPIESPSQRMANHTTENTTNIYTKGKTSRKNADLKRIKLII from the coding sequence ATGAGAAAAAGAAAAAAAGAATTAATCAAACTTCTTAACGGTTGTTCAAGAACTGAAGTTTATTTTTCCCCAAAAGATTGCTTACTTTTGAAAGCAAATTCAGAATTTCCACGCAACTGGTTTGTAGAATGCAGATTTTATGATCCAGAATACAAAGAAGCTTATCCATATCCTAAAGGCTTTCAATATCGCAAAAAGTTTTCTGGTGATGATCTCCAAGTTTTAAAATTAACAGCTAAACTTTTTAAGGAAGAAATGGAAAAAATGTTGGATGAAAAGAAATTCAATCCAATATCTAAAAATTACATGACTGAAAGAAAAACTTACTTTCATCCATATATGCCATTTGTAAAGGCTCTCGAAAAAGCTTACGATAATCTTAAATCGAGTTGGTCAAAAAATCATGCTAAAGAAGTTAAAAGATGTATAGGTCATGTTAATAATATTAAAGATAAATTAGATTTCTCAGAACTATTAATTAGTGATGTTAGAACATGGCATATCAAAACCATTTTGGATGAATTAGAACTGACTAATTCTGTTTTTAATAAATCCAGAAGTTATTTACAAGCTTGTTTTAAAGAACTTACTCAATATGGATGTTGTGAAAATAATCCTGTTAATGGAGTTTCCAAAAAAATTGAAGAAGAAACAATAAGAGAAGTTATTTCGGAAAATAAATTGAAATATGTTTTTAAATTTCTTCAAGATAAATATTATACTTTTTTCAGATATGGGAAAATATTTTTTTATTCTGGAGGTCGTACAACTGAATTGTTTAGGGTGCAGAAAAAGCATGTCGATTTAATAAACCAAGAGTATAAAGTTCTAATAAAAAAAGGAAAGCAATATACTTGGGTGAAAAAAGTGATTATTCCTGCATCTTACTCTTATTGGAAAGAAGTGATTGATCTGTGTGAAGATAATGATGATTTTTTATTTTCAAAAAATTTAGAACCGGGTTCGGTGGCTATAAGTGCTAAACAAATTTCTATAAGATGGAAAAGACACGTTAAAGATAAGGTTATAAAAGATGACCATGGAGAAATCATTGAAGTAACTGAAGATTTCTATAGCTTAAAACATTTATTTTTAGATAAATTAGATGAAATGAGCACAGCCCCAATTATCCCGATTGAAAGTCCATCACAAAGAATGGCAAATCATACTACTGAAAATACAACTAATATTTATACTAAAGGGAAGACTTCCAGAAAAAATGCTGATTTAAAAAGAATAAAATTGATAATTTAA
- a CDS encoding phage portal family protein, with amino-acid sequence MVNITGIYRLTLKDATDSELKAFKDLQKRINNKRQSMGKVLDGLFNKYFRVGNDFIEIIRSKVGETKKVMAFPRKFLECRLSEADENDVSQSVYISKKFRNIKDDWSIDVEKDAIELPIYDGEDTNWYIHPTQGTEHCLIHIKNEMPGYDYYGMPENVASLPQQILEYKAARYNIDNFENNLVIGGLVVLEGNHTDDELNKVARKITAQHTGDGKRGRYAFVSNKQGTAVIHDMKKQTDGDFLAMDEKVEQKIISANNWDAALFGQNISKGIGNGGNAYVRTIFDIKNKTVIEPTREVIIEDFIIPFFEIYDDWMGTNWSEKEFSFIPVVPESFAGDIDSNAILTVDEGRQILGKDPLPNNEGSVIISTNQKTQKNVQDK; translated from the coding sequence GTGGTCAATATCACTGGAATTTACAGGTTAACTCTAAAAGATGCTACAGATTCAGAATTAAAGGCTTTTAAAGACCTTCAAAAGCGTATCAATAACAAGCGTCAAAGTATGGGTAAAGTACTTGATGGACTATTTAATAAATACTTTAGGGTAGGAAACGATTTCATTGAGATTATTAGATCCAAAGTTGGAGAGACAAAGAAAGTGATGGCTTTTCCTCGAAAATTCCTTGAGTGTAGATTGTCTGAAGCTGACGAAAATGATGTTTCTCAAAGCGTTTATATTTCAAAAAAATTTAGAAATATAAAAGACGACTGGTCAATTGATGTTGAAAAAGACGCAATTGAACTTCCTATATATGATGGGGAAGATACTAACTGGTACATTCACCCTACTCAAGGAACAGAACACTGCCTAATTCATATTAAAAATGAAATGCCTGGTTATGACTACTATGGAATGCCAGAGAACGTTGCTTCTTTACCTCAACAGATCTTAGAATACAAAGCAGCCAGGTATAATATTGACAACTTTGAAAACAACCTTGTGATCGGAGGTCTCGTAGTGCTTGAAGGGAACCACACAGATGATGAGTTAAATAAAGTCGCAAGAAAAATCACAGCTCAACATACCGGTGATGGTAAGAGAGGTCGTTATGCATTTGTTTCTAATAAACAAGGTACCGCAGTAATTCATGATATGAAAAAACAGACAGATGGTGACTTCTTAGCAATGGATGAAAAAGTTGAACAAAAGATAATTAGCGCTAATAATTGGGATGCAGCACTATTCGGACAGAACATAAGTAAGGGAATAGGAAATGGCGGGAATGCTTACGTACGAACCATTTTTGATATCAAAAATAAAACAGTTATTGAACCTACTAGGGAAGTTATCATTGAAGATTTCATTATCCCATTTTTTGAGATATATGATGATTGGATGGGTACTAATTGGAGCGAAAAAGAATTTTCTTTCATTCCTGTAGTTCCAGAAAGTTTCGCTGGTGATATCGATTCTAATGCAATTCTTACTGTAGATGAAGGACGCCAAATATTAGGTAAGGATCCTTTACCTAATAATGAAGGATCTGTAATCATTTCAACTAATCAGAAAACACAAAAAAATGTACAGGATAAATAA
- a CDS encoding ABC transporter permease, translated as MKNIAFYIASRYLLAKKGSTAVTFITWLSVGAMMVAVTAMFVIISVFSGLEDLNKDLISNLHADLTIKSSSGKTLKNLPTIEDVLKKNKDIASFSRVIEEKVYINYNGKGDIAYLRGVDSAYTIVNPIDKDVFYGNYPSFEYSNEVLMENSLDNRLSIPVASSKDYATIFMPKPGLGIINKEEDIYNKKDILVTGIFPGKDQLDSYIISPIELTEQLLNLPKNSAYQIVVKLKNPENADVMKDKLLSTLGKNIEIKTKEEENAAFWKMINTEKLFIYLIFALVIFITTFNLAGAIIILQLDKKEQARSLISLGFPLSHLRRIYFYTGALIVISGIISGLILGTALCYFQFYTEFFKANETLPFPVKIVGKNYLIVSVTASLFGIIISWVFSKISKEYITKS; from the coding sequence TTGAAAAACATTGCATTTTATATCGCTTCCCGATACCTTTTAGCTAAAAAAGGGAGCACTGCGGTTACTTTTATCACATGGCTATCCGTGGGAGCTATGATGGTTGCCGTGACTGCAATGTTTGTCATTATTTCAGTTTTTTCGGGTCTTGAAGACCTTAATAAAGATCTGATCTCTAATCTTCACGCTGATCTGACGATCAAAAGTTCATCAGGAAAAACCCTGAAGAATTTACCTACAATTGAAGATGTCCTTAAAAAAAACAAAGATATTGCCAGCTTTTCAAGAGTCATTGAAGAAAAGGTGTATATCAATTATAATGGTAAAGGAGATATTGCCTATCTGAGAGGCGTTGATTCTGCATATACCATTGTCAACCCTATTGATAAAGATGTTTTCTATGGTAACTATCCGAGCTTTGAATACTCGAACGAAGTTTTAATGGAGAACTCACTGGATAACAGATTATCTATTCCCGTTGCTTCTTCAAAGGATTATGCAACGATCTTTATGCCGAAACCCGGACTGGGAATCATCAATAAAGAAGAAGATATTTACAACAAAAAAGATATTCTCGTTACCGGTATTTTCCCCGGAAAAGACCAATTGGACAGCTATATTATTTCCCCTATTGAATTAACCGAACAATTGCTGAATCTTCCTAAAAATTCAGCCTATCAGATTGTCGTTAAATTAAAAAATCCGGAAAATGCTGATGTGATGAAAGATAAGCTTCTTTCCACATTGGGCAAAAATATTGAGATCAAAACCAAAGAAGAAGAGAATGCAGCTTTCTGGAAAATGATCAATACGGAAAAGCTTTTCATTTATCTAATTTTTGCATTGGTCATCTTTATTACGACCTTTAATCTGGCAGGAGCAATTATTATCCTTCAGCTTGATAAAAAGGAACAGGCGAGATCATTGATCTCATTAGGTTTTCCATTAAGCCATTTGAGAAGAATATATTTTTATACCGGAGCTCTTATAGTGATATCAGGGATTATTTCGGGATTAATTCTGGGAACAGCACTATGCTATTTCCAATTTTACACAGAGTTTTTTAAAGCGAACGAAACACTTCCGTTCCCGGTAAAGATTGTGGGGAAAAATTACCTCATTGTATCCGTTACCGCTTCCCTATTCGGAATCATTATTTCATGGGTGTTTTCAAAGATCAGCAAAGAGTATATTACTAAAAGTTAA
- a CDS encoding shikimate dehydrogenase family protein has protein sequence MDSNKKLGLIGRNISYSFSKKFFEDKFQKLMLKGFSYDIFDLGEMEEVESLFTTPELLGFNVTIPYKEKIIDYLDELSEEAQVIGAVNCVFIQNGKKTGYNTDAYGFEKTLLLHKKPHHTSALILGNGGAAKAVKYVLDKNGISSETVSRNSILNFDNLDAEAVQKHKLIIQTTPVGTFPNVEDCLKFPFEGLSQEHLIIDLIYNPNYTQFIINASEKGAKTVNGFYMLEQQAEKAWEIWNFQKK, from the coding sequence ATGGATTCCAATAAAAAATTAGGCTTAATAGGAAGAAATATTTCTTATTCTTTTTCTAAAAAATTTTTCGAAGATAAATTCCAGAAACTTATGCTGAAAGGCTTTTCTTATGACATTTTCGATCTCGGTGAGATGGAAGAAGTAGAAAGCTTATTCACAACACCAGAGCTTTTAGGCTTTAATGTAACCATTCCTTATAAGGAAAAAATCATTGACTATCTGGACGAATTAAGCGAAGAGGCACAAGTAATCGGAGCCGTGAACTGCGTATTCATCCAAAATGGAAAAAAAACCGGATACAATACGGATGCTTACGGATTTGAAAAAACCTTACTGCTTCATAAAAAACCGCATCATACATCTGCATTAATTCTTGGAAACGGAGGTGCCGCAAAAGCCGTAAAGTATGTTTTGGATAAAAATGGGATATCCTCGGAAACCGTCTCGAGGAATTCAATATTAAATTTTGATAATCTTGATGCAGAAGCTGTTCAAAAGCATAAACTCATTATTCAGACCACGCCGGTAGGTACCTTTCCCAATGTGGAAGATTGCTTAAAATTCCCATTTGAGGGACTTTCTCAGGAACATCTTATCATCGATTTAATATACAACCCTAACTACACACAATTCATTATTAATGCCTCGGAAAAAGGAGCAAAGACTGTGAATGGTTTTTACATGCTTGAACAGCAAGCAGAAAAAGCTTGGGAAATTTGGAATTTTCAAAAAAAATAA
- the mce gene encoding methylmalonyl-CoA epimerase → MKLEHIGIAVQSLGVSDELFEKLLGKPSYKKETVEREGVVTSFYQTGESKIELLEASNPESPISKFIGKKGEGIHHLAFGVENILEEIKRLKKEGFQFISEEPKEGADNKLVVFLHPKSTNGVLVELCQEK, encoded by the coding sequence ATGAAGTTAGAACATATCGGTATTGCCGTACAATCTTTAGGAGTTTCAGATGAACTTTTTGAAAAGCTCCTGGGAAAACCCTCTTATAAAAAAGAAACCGTGGAAAGGGAAGGGGTAGTGACCTCATTTTATCAAACCGGAGAAAGTAAGATAGAACTTTTGGAAGCCAGTAATCCCGAAAGTCCGATCTCAAAATTCATTGGTAAAAAAGGGGAAGGAATCCATCACTTGGCTTTTGGTGTTGAAAATATTCTTGAAGAGATAAAAAGATTAAAAAAAGAAGGCTTTCAGTTTATCTCCGAAGAGCCGAAAGAAGGTGCTGATAACAAATTAGTTGTATTCTTGCATCCCAAATCTACCAATGGAGTACTGGTAGAACTTTGTCAAGAAAAGTAA
- a CDS encoding sialate O-acetylesterase: MTIQDILALIGIKLPDNRQKRITAKDIRDSFQLIGSKVEAVSSGYKDYLKIANTPPTSGWAKGLYKLLEIGDYINLTPAVDNNGNPTTIKGESGKINEAYFNGSVWTKSEIQLPKSENKIDTWLPISYTSGKQVIRSQDNAIYEASQNVTSSDVPGISPLWIKKVGVNVSPTFNATSTTEAQSGEQIAKRYDKTLAVLKYFISGQDVLEKVYKASDTDKNIFGVGSDTTGQLLKNNTISPDNSAAYFSWKNIPLNSSTKKITKIELKVVRFGGNIGANLLGIKDDGAIDVLVGAMGTPSGQLDTYTFDVSSYKYVSYSYFIYASFPATNNNEIKFFSTEEKGAAAAENAVINYINNEIYKIGTTSFNCRISIEGQSNAYGYGTTNDLLTQSPFSSVSFDWLKAFSRVFIWNPNTNSYENLKLKTNNTGYFQPSEIDWFGVEIGIALTWLQTHKFGNLYIDKHCENGQAIAYFQKGSSFYTSRLLPRKSAANQWLKDRNISVNDIAFVWIQGESDMNNSQAYYLGALKKLISDRMEDKLIKVSTNIILAQVNPQNKMYSANVATAKDEYIAFNKQAKIITYPNLTWDGVHLTAAGQVDLGLQAGYSCLETDKYLIGDIDDKKNWNI, encoded by the coding sequence ATGACTATACAAGATATTTTAGCTTTAATTGGAATAAAGCTGCCTGATAACAGACAAAAAAGAATTACTGCTAAAGATATCAGAGATTCTTTTCAATTAATAGGTTCAAAAGTAGAAGCAGTTTCATCTGGATATAAAGACTATTTGAAAATTGCTAATACACCACCAACCAGTGGTTGGGCAAAAGGATTATACAAATTATTAGAGATTGGTGATTATATAAATCTAACACCTGCAGTTGATAATAACGGAAATCCAACAACTATAAAAGGTGAAAGTGGTAAGATTAATGAAGCTTATTTCAATGGGAGTGTTTGGACTAAATCAGAAATACAGTTACCAAAATCGGAAAATAAGATCGACACATGGCTGCCTATTTCATATACTTCAGGTAAACAAGTTATAAGATCACAAGACAATGCAATTTATGAAGCTTCTCAAAATGTGACATCTAGTGATGTTCCTGGAATCTCGCCTTTATGGATTAAAAAAGTTGGAGTAAACGTATCTCCAACTTTCAACGCAACATCTACAACTGAAGCACAAAGTGGTGAACAAATAGCGAAAAGATATGATAAGACTTTGGCTGTATTAAAATATTTTATTTCTGGTCAAGATGTTTTAGAAAAAGTATACAAAGCCTCGGATACTGATAAAAATATATTTGGAGTGGGATCAGACACAACGGGCCAACTCTTAAAAAACAATACAATTTCACCTGACAATTCCGCAGCATATTTTTCGTGGAAAAATATACCATTAAATTCATCCACAAAAAAAATCACAAAGATTGAACTAAAAGTGGTGAGATTTGGAGGCAATATAGGTGCTAATTTGTTAGGCATAAAAGACGACGGTGCAATAGACGTATTAGTAGGGGCTATGGGAACACCTTCCGGTCAGTTGGATACTTACACTTTTGATGTTTCTTCGTATAAGTATGTTTCTTATAGTTATTTCATTTACGCCTCATTTCCCGCAACAAATAATAATGAAATTAAATTTTTTTCAACAGAAGAAAAAGGTGCGGCGGCAGCTGAAAATGCTGTTATAAATTATATTAACAATGAAATTTACAAGATTGGAACTACAAGTTTTAACTGCCGTATCTCTATTGAAGGCCAAAGTAATGCTTATGGGTACGGAACAACCAACGATCTTTTAACACAATCTCCGTTTTCTTCCGTGTCTTTTGATTGGTTAAAAGCCTTTTCTCGTGTCTTTATATGGAATCCTAACACCAATTCATATGAAAATCTAAAACTAAAGACAAACAACACTGGATACTTCCAGCCGTCAGAAATAGATTGGTTTGGAGTAGAAATCGGAATAGCTTTAACGTGGTTGCAAACTCATAAATTTGGCAATCTATATATTGATAAACATTGTGAAAACGGCCAGGCAATCGCCTATTTTCAAAAAGGAAGTTCATTTTATACGTCCAGATTATTGCCCAGAAAATCAGCAGCGAATCAATGGCTGAAAGATAGAAATATAAGCGTTAATGATATTGCTTTTGTATGGATACAGGGAGAGTCGGATATGAATAATTCGCAAGCTTATTACCTCGGAGCATTAAAGAAGCTTATTTCCGATCGAATGGAAGATAAATTGATCAAAGTATCAACCAATATCATTCTTGCACAGGTTAATCCTCAAAACAAAATGTATTCAGCAAATGTTGCTACTGCAAAAGATGAATATATAGCCTTTAATAAACAAGCGAAAATTATCACATATCCAAATCTCACCTGGGACGGTGTACATCTTACAGCAGCAGGGCAGGTGGATCTAGGTTTGCAGGCGGGTTATAGTTGCTTGGAAACTGACAAATATCTTATCGGTGATATTGATGATAAAAAAAACTGGAACATATAA